In one uncultured Devosia sp. genomic region, the following are encoded:
- a CDS encoding DMT family transporter codes for MSFRDWSLIILLGAIWGCSFVFNAILIREIGPLWVTSFRVGIGALGCWVAMLAMRKAVPRDPKLWLQLGLLGIIAYAIPFALFPLAQAHLASGVAAIINALTPMVTAVISHFWIGGEKASRTKMTGVAIGFAGAAILVSPALTTGGSSNLWAVLACLGATLCYAISLNITRSFKHIEPTALAAIALTGATVVAMPIAFISEGVPVMTRPETYGAALAIGLLSTAFTFQIMYRILPRVGATNFATTTFIAPISALILGFTVLRETILPIQILGMVVIFFGLLFIDGRIRKIWNRVPA; via the coding sequence ATGTCGTTCCGCGATTGGTCATTGATCATCCTGCTCGGCGCCATCTGGGGATGTTCATTCGTCTTCAACGCCATCCTGATCCGCGAGATCGGCCCGCTCTGGGTAACATCCTTCCGCGTCGGCATCGGCGCGCTGGGCTGCTGGGTGGCCATGCTGGCCATGCGCAAAGCCGTGCCGCGCGACCCAAAGCTCTGGTTGCAGCTGGGGCTGCTCGGCATCATCGCCTATGCCATTCCCTTTGCGCTGTTCCCCCTCGCCCAAGCGCATCTGGCCAGCGGCGTTGCCGCGATCATCAATGCGCTGACGCCGATGGTGACAGCGGTGATCTCGCATTTCTGGATCGGCGGCGAAAAAGCCTCGCGCACCAAGATGACCGGCGTGGCCATTGGCTTTGCCGGAGCGGCGATCCTCGTCTCACCGGCGCTGACGACTGGCGGCAGTTCCAATCTCTGGGCAGTGCTCGCCTGCCTCGGCGCGACGCTCTGTTATGCGATCTCGCTCAACATCACCCGCAGCTTCAAGCATATCGAGCCGACGGCGCTGGCCGCCATCGCGCTGACCGGCGCCACCGTGGTGGCCATGCCGATCGCCTTCATCAGTGAAGGCGTGCCGGTGATGACCCGGCCGGAGACCTATGGCGCGGCACTGGCGATCGGCCTGCTGTCGACGGCCTTCACCTTCCAGATCATGTATCGGATCCTGCCGCGGGTCGGGGCGACCAATTTCGCGACCACGACCTTTATCGCGCCGATCTCGGCCCTGATCCTCGGTTTCACCGTGCTGCGCGAAACCATCCTGCCGATCCAGATCCTGGGCATGGTGGTGATCTTCTTTGGCCTGCTGTTCATCGACGGCCGTATCCGCAAGATCTGGAACCGCGTGCCGGCCTGA